Proteins encoded together in one Synergistaceae bacterium window:
- a CDS encoding DUF1850 domain-containing protein yields MRTLWIAVLGLSLLFCCICPVSHVELAEKDGRAVLSFPIYVGETFSTEYIHSVQLCPVVDVYYVTGNALRLWEERTQSTNAGLPTEAPVNGRFLHQPPWYRYIGGGRAFSSVRYRVGTAEIGRNILTLPSRRKIALYELFEGRLLTLRTRPR; encoded by the coding sequence ATGCGTACCCTCTGGATCGCCGTTCTGGGGCTGTCGCTGTTGTTTTGCTGCATCTGTCCCGTCAGCCATGTGGAGCTTGCCGAAAAAGACGGGCGGGCGGTGTTGTCCTTCCCGATCTATGTGGGGGAGACCTTTTCAACGGAGTACATCCATTCCGTGCAGCTCTGCCCTGTGGTCGACGTTTACTATGTAACGGGAAACGCCCTGAGGCTCTGGGAAGAGCGCACCCAGTCCACCAACGCCGGGCTGCCGACGGAGGCCCCCGTCAACGGACGCTTTCTTCATCAGCCTCCCTGGTATCGATATATTGGCGGAGGGCGGGCTTTCAGCTCCGTTCGTTATCGGGTGGGAACCGCGGAGATCGGGCGCAACATTCTCACTTTGCCCTCCCGTCGAAAAATCGCGCTTTACGAACTTTTCGAGGGGCGGCTTTTGACGTTGCGCACACGACCGAGATAA
- a CDS encoding TRAP transporter permease, whose amino-acid sequence MTEQEHIIQETSPEIDVEAIKRQYDSESRFRTPENWTKVLISVIAVVMSCFHLYTSAFGLLLEMWQRSIHLAFVLVLVFLLYPMTSKSTRKNVPWYDWILAGVSAFVTLYMVFQFHAMLSRAGMPNTLDLIVGFTGILIVLEATRRVSNPVLPVIAIFFLFYCYFGQYVPSIFQHRGYNFYRIINHMYLGTEGVFGAPLSVSATFVFMFVLFGTIVEQTGLGKYIIDLSMALAGWSAGGPAKVAVVSSGIMGMISGSSVANVCTTGMFTIPLMKSVGYESYFAGAVEAVASTGGQIMPPVMGAAAFIMAQTMGVPYIDVALAAIIPALLYYIAVLIQVHFEATRLGLKGLSRSQLPVLKKLILEHGYLLLPLLGIVYFLVSGYTPLKSAFYGILLTIVTSYARRDTWLTPKKLWAGLENGARSALGVACACATVGIVIGTATLTGLGLKLAHAIVTLAGGSKLLTLAFTMVASIILGMGLPTTANFIVTSTMAAPALIQMNVPPMAAYMFVLYFGIAADLTPPVALAAYAGAGIAKADPMKTGVTATKLALAGFLVPYIYAYSPILVLENFQGLEFAQAAVTALVGVFLLGMATIGFYRASLHWILRIIAFAGALGLMIPGWKSDFAGLVVLVVIGYVQTRKARGLPLF is encoded by the coding sequence ATGACAGAGCAGGAGCATATCATTCAGGAAACGTCTCCGGAGATTGATGTAGAGGCGATCAAGAGACAGTATGACAGCGAGTCGCGATTTCGGACTCCCGAGAACTGGACGAAGGTACTGATCAGCGTTATCGCGGTGGTCATGTCCTGCTTTCATCTGTACACGTCGGCCTTTGGCCTGCTGCTGGAGATGTGGCAGCGTTCCATCCATCTGGCCTTTGTCCTTGTGCTGGTGTTTCTGCTTTATCCCATGACGTCGAAGAGCACGAGGAAAAATGTTCCGTGGTATGACTGGATTCTGGCCGGTGTAAGCGCCTTTGTTACCCTCTATATGGTTTTTCAGTTTCACGCGATGCTGAGCCGGGCGGGAATGCCCAACACCCTGGACCTGATCGTGGGATTCACGGGAATTCTCATCGTTCTGGAGGCGACGCGGCGCGTGTCCAATCCCGTTCTTCCCGTCATTGCGATTTTCTTTCTCTTCTACTGTTATTTCGGGCAGTACGTCCCCTCGATTTTTCAGCATCGGGGGTATAACTTCTATCGCATCATCAATCACATGTACCTTGGGACGGAGGGCGTTTTTGGAGCGCCCCTGTCGGTTTCGGCCACGTTCGTTTTCATGTTCGTTCTCTTTGGAACGATCGTGGAACAGACGGGGTTGGGCAAATATATCATCGACCTTTCCATGGCGCTGGCCGGATGGTCGGCGGGAGGCCCCGCCAAGGTGGCGGTGGTCAGTTCCGGCATTATGGGAATGATCTCCGGCTCCTCCGTTGCCAACGTCTGCACGACCGGGATGTTCACCATCCCCCTGATGAAGAGCGTGGGATACGAGTCCTATTTTGCCGGAGCCGTGGAAGCCGTGGCCTCCACCGGCGGACAGATCATGCCGCCCGTTATGGGAGCGGCGGCCTTCATCATGGCGCAGACGATGGGCGTGCCCTATATCGACGTGGCGTTGGCGGCGATCATTCCGGCCCTGCTGTACTACATCGCCGTTCTCATTCAGGTGCACTTCGAGGCGACGCGCCTCGGCCTGAAAGGGCTATCGAGAAGCCAGCTTCCCGTTCTGAAAAAACTGATTCTGGAGCATGGATACCTTCTGCTGCCTCTCCTCGGCATCGTTTACTTCCTTGTGTCGGGGTACACGCCTTTGAAGTCCGCGTTTTATGGCATTCTTCTGACAATCGTGACCTCTTATGCCCGTCGGGACACCTGGCTGACCCCGAAAAAATTATGGGCGGGTCTTGAAAACGGTGCCCGCAGCGCTCTGGGAGTGGCCTGCGCCTGCGCCACAGTGGGCATTGTCATCGGCACGGCGACCCTTACCGGACTGGGGCTGAAGCTGGCCCACGCCATCGTGACCCTGGCGGGAGGCAGCAAACTGCTGACGCTGGCCTTCACCATGGTCGCTTCCATCATTTTGGGAATGGGACTGCCGACGACTGCGAATTTCATTGTGACGAGCACCATGGCCGCTCCCGCCCTGATCCAGATGAATGTTCCTCCCATGGCGGCCTATATGTTTGTGCTGTACTTCGGAATCGCCGCCGACCTGACGCCTCCGGTGGCGCTGGCGGCCTACGCCGGAGCGGGAATAGCGAAGGCCGACCCCATGAAAACGGGAGTGACGGCCACCAAACTGGCTCTGGCGGGATTCCTCGTTCCTTACATTTACGCCTACAGCCCGATCCTGGTTCTGGAGAACTTCCAGGGGCTGGAGTTCGCTCAGGCCGCCGTAACGGCTCTGGTGGGCGTTTTTCTTCTTGGCATGGCCACGATAGGTTTTTACAGGGCGTCCCTGCACTGGATTCTGAGAATCATCGCTTTCGCGGGAGCTCTGGGGCTCATGATTCCGGGCTGGAAATCCGACTTTGCCGGCCTTGTGGTGCTGGTCGTCATTGGGTACGTTCAAACGCGGAAAGCGCGGGGTCTGCCCCTGTTCTGA